TTTTCCAGGTGTTTTCcaggtgtttccaggtgttttccaggtgttttccaggtgttttccaggtgttttccaggtgtttccaggtgttttccaggtgttttccaggtgttttccaggtgtttccaggtgttttccaggtgttttccaggtgtttccaggtgtttacaggtgttttccaggtgtttccaggtgttttcCAGGTGTTTCCAGGTGTAAAAGGAGGTATAAAGccttctgatgatgtcactgatgatgtcacagcagggGTTGAGGCTGGACTGAGCGCTCGCACTCTTCAGTCTTATGATTCGTGACGTATTCACCGTCATCATGTCAGGTCTGCAGCCTGAACGGACTCTGGAGGTCTACAGAAAGACCTGCTGACTGGTGGGAACCAGTCTGCAGGTTCACTGCAGACTGGTTCCAGACTACGTTTCAAACAGTCTGGAGGCTCGCAGCTCCATGCTGCATTAGCCACTACGAGCATAAaggtgcattgtgggtattGTAGGCAGCAGGCTGCTGTCATTGACCCTTTCAGACCAGAGAATATTGATTTGATCTGACGGCTGTTAACAGGAAGTATTTAtgattcaattcagttcagttttatttacatagagtcaaatcataacagaagtcgTCTCAGGGCTGtttccacatagagcaggtctcCAGGACTCTAGGTGGACGCCATCTGTCTTTACTGGTCTGGTTGAGAGAGACTCTGATCAGAGTTCACTCTGACGTCTGAACAAACACGATGAACTAATGAAACAGCAGATTATAAACATGAAAACTAGTTTCACTGAATGTATTTAAagacaaagtgaacaaaatgattaaagGTCTTCATGCGGTTCTGTAGATCTGATTCAGGTCTGAGGGAGGAGAACTTGGTTCACAGTGAAGTTTCCTGTTTACAGAAACCAGACTCCTGCCGCCCCCCTTCTCAGTCCTGGTCCTCAGACTGGAAATGACGTCATCCGAGTCAGAGTGAACTGCCAGATGTTTTCATCTGTCTGGATTTTTCCCGGCATCATTTCTGATAATAGAGCGCTGTGAATTGTGGGTAATTGTGGGTGATTGTTGGTGATTCTTTGATGACCAGGAAGGTCTAACAGAGGTCATGAAAACATCTCCTGACAGTCTGCAATGTCAGAACTGGACCACCAGGACCACCAGAGTCCCACTGTGGCACCTCGGAGCTCTGATGCGTCTTCTGATCggatgttttcatgtatttatggACGGTCGTCTGTTACTGATGGTCACATGGTTGTAATTATTAGCTGCTCTGTGCTTTGACTTTGTTAATGAGTGTTAATTTGTGCAAATGTGATTGAAGCTCATGTGGATCCAATGAAGTTTTAATTATGAACTAATGTTAAACAGCACAATCACATGTTGATTTGGTTCaactacagctgcaactaattattttcaattaattcatcattatcaattaatctgtccattattttctccattaattgatcagttgttttgtccataaaatgtgatcagtgtttcccaacaaagatcttcagtcaactgtcacagagactaaagaaaccagaaaatattcatttaacaatcagagaattaattgattatcaaaatgaaTGAAGGTTCAACAGAAATGATCAAAACAGTCCAGCTCATTAAAGAAACCCGTCACACTTTACTGTCACACGTATCTGACACCCAAACTTTACATTCAAAccactttttatacatttccaAACATCACAAAGCATCCAATAGAACAACGACATCATTCAGGAATCATCTGTCACCATCACATCAATCcagccaaaacaacaaaccaacaaattaatttccaacAAAGTGtatcaaaactaaaaaaaaaaggaaacagctCAGGTCCAGATCTTCATGCAGAAGCCGCTTCGCTACCTGCAGCTCACTTTGTCAAAGTCTCGGCAGTGAAGGCGAGAGATGGTGTGTCTGTGATCTAGAAGATGTTTTGCTGCAGGAGAAGATGGATCCTGTCTCCTAATAGAGCTTCAGCACAAACATCAAGCCGCATGATATGAACACCTGGCTTTACATTAAAGGTCTGACCTTAATGAGGAGCTCTGAACTGTTTAACGCAGGTCGTGTTGTTGTGATGAGCACATGGAGAACAAGGAGAGTTTTAGAGATCTGAATGTCTTCTTTCATTAGAACTCAACATGTGCTAAtgttttaaaactatttaaatatgtttagaGTTCAGGGAGACATCAGAACTGGAAGTGAACAGCATCAGATAGAGTCTCAGGTTAAacagctccctctgctggaCAGACAGGATCATTACATCTCCTTTACAATGACTGATAACTGATCAATGTGACTGAAAACAGTTGACGGTAAATAACTATTGTTTTCattctgctctctgattggctgacagtaACATGACATCTTAAACTCGGTTAAATCACGTGAaccttgtctgtttttgtcactaCATGTGTTAGTTTGACATGTCACCTGTTGTTAGAGcagcttttattttaataagtCTTGAATAGTTGGTATTTTTGTGGGCCGACTGTAGAAACAGTAGAAACCTGTAGGAATGTAGCTGGTATGACTGACAGGTCAGGTGACATTCCTGTAAAAACAGGTGAACTCCCAGCAGCTTACCTGTCTcactgtccacctgtctgtctgtctgtctgtcagcatgtgtgtgtggactgtaAGAAGAACTACTGTAGCCGCTGCTCCGCCCAGCTGGAGCCCCGCCCACGCCTCTGCCACACCTGTCAGCGTTTCTATGGTAACCTGTTGGAGCGGGCAGAGCTTATGAAGCTGAAGGTGAAGGAGCTCAGGGACTACCTGCACCTGCACGAGGTCTCCACCCACCTGTGCAGAGAGAAGGTGAGTATCTGactctgaaaacaaacacacctgagaGTCCTTGAAtttctgtgacctctgacccccatCTGTGTTCTTCAGGAGGAGCTGGTGGAGCTGGTTCTCAGTCAGCAGTCCTCACCATCCAGCAGCTCTGCCCCCGAGACTCCAACATCCGACCCCacctctgtgacctctgacccccctGACCTGACCCCTCACATATCCACCTTGACCCCTGAACCCCTCTCACCCACCCAAACCCCTGACCCCTCTGCTGTACAGCCCGAAGTCCCGTCCCCACCTACAGAGACCACCCCCGCCGAGCTGGACGCTCAGGATGAAGACCAGGTAAATCCAGACCAAGGGTCCTGAAAACCTGgaataaatactttaaataagTCTCTACAGTCAGGGAACAGTCCTGGAAACCAGCAAGTCGGGGTCTTTGTTTGAGTTAGGGTCTAGTCTTTGAGTCAGGATCTACTCTTTGAGTCGGGATCTTGTATTTGAGTCGGGGTCTAGCCTTTGAGTCGGGGTCTAGTCTTTCAGTCAGGGTCTACTCTTTGAGTCGGGGTCTAGTCTTTCAGTCAGGGTCTACTCTTTGAGTCGGGGTCTAGTCTTTCAGTCGGGGTCTACTCTTTGAGTCGGGGTCTAGTCTTTCAGTCGGGGTCTACTCTTTGAGTCGGGGTCTAGTCTTTCAGTCGGGGTCTACTCTTTGAGTCGGGGTCTAGTCTTTCAGTCGGGGTCTAGTCTTTCAGTCAGGGTCTACTCTTTGAGTCGGGGTCTAGTCTTTCAGTCAGGGTCTACTCTTTGAGTCGGGGTCTAGTCTTTCAGTCGGGGTCTACTCTTTGAGTCGGGGTCTAGTCTTTCAGTCGGGGTCTACTCTTTGAGTCGGGGTCTAGTCTTTCAGTTGGGGTCTACTCTTTCAGTCGGGGTCTAGTCTTTCAGTCGGGGTCTAGTCTTTCAGTCAGGGTCTACTCTTTGAGTCGGGGTCTAGTCTTTCAGTCAGGGTCTACTCTTTGAGTCGGGGTCTAGTCTTTCAGTCGGGGTCTACTCTTTGAGTCGGGGTCTAGTCTTTCAGTCGGGGTCTACTCTTTGAGTCGGGGTCTAGTCTTTCAGTCGGGGTCTACTCTTTGAGTCGGGGTCTAGTCTTTCAGTCGGGGTCTAGTCTTTCAGTTGGGGTCTACTCTTTAAGTCGGGGTCTAGTCTTTCAGTCGGGGTCTACTCTTTGAGTCGGGGTCTAGTCTTTCAGTCGGGGTCTACTCTTTGAGTCGGGGTCTAGTCTTTCAGTCGGGGTCTACTCTTTGAGTCGGGGTCTAGTCTTTGAGTCAGGATCTACTCTTTGAGTCGGGATCTTGTATTTGAGTCAGGGTCTACTCTTTCAGTCGGGGTCTACTCTTTCAGTCAGGGTCTACTCTTTGAGTCAGGGTCTACTCTTTCAGTTGGGGTCTACTCTTTCAGTTGGGGTCTACTCTTTCAGTCGGGGTCTAGTCTTTCAGTCGGGGTCTACTCTTTGAGTCGGGGTCTAGTCTTTCAGTCGGGGTCTACTCTTTGAGTCGGGGTCTAGTCTTTCAGTCGGGGTCTACTCTTTGAGTCAGGGTCTACTCTTTCAGTTGGGGTCTACTCTTTCAGTCGGGGTCTAGTCTTTCAGTTGGGGTCTAGTCTTTCAGTTGGGGTCTAgtctttcagttcattcagtatataaatataaattgattgattgactctTCAACTCTGCAGcgttttcctcttcttcttctttttgttctctCCATGTTATGGCAGCTGGCAACCAGCATTAAGGTGCATTACCGCAGCTTATCGATGGCTTATCAATAGGAACTGGTACCGATTTAGTACCAATTTTCAATACCCATCGCTGGTCTTGTGTTTGAGTCGGGGTCTTGTGActgactctgtctctcttggTCTCTTTCAGACCTGGGACCCCGAGGAGGCTCCGGTCTCGGGCTCCAGGGCATCTTTGTCGGACCTGAGCTGTCTGGACGACATCGAAGCGCTCAGCGTCCGCCAGCTGAAGGAAATCCTGACCAGGAACTTCGTCAACTACAAAGGCTGCTGTGAGAAGTGGGAGCTGATGGAGCGAGTGAGCCGGCTGTACCAGGACCAGCAGAACCTGCTCGGTGAGTACCGGACCGGTTCTGATGAATACTGACAATAAGACCCTGGTGGTGGAGAGTCGTACCGTCCTATAAACATAACTTCCCCGGGTTGagcacaaaacataaacataaacattatccaaacataaacataaacatcacccaaacataaacataaacatcatccaaacataaacataaacatcatccaaacataaacataaacatcatccaaacataaacatcacccaaacataaacataaacatcatccaaacataaacataaacatcacccaaacataaacataaacatcatccaaacataaacataaacatcacccaaacataaacataaacatcatccaaacataaacataaacattatccaaacataaacatcacccaaacataaacataaacattatccaaacataaacataaacatcacccaaacataaacataaacatcacccaaacataaacataaacattatccaaacataaacatcacccaaacataaacataaacatcatccaaacataaacataaacatcacccaaacataaacataaacatcacccaaacataaacataaacatcatccaaacataaacatcacccaaacataaacataaacatcatccaaacataaacataaacatcacccaaacataaacataaacatcacccaaacataaacataaacatcatccaaacataaacatcacccaaacataaacataaacatcatccaaacataaacataaacatcatccaaacataaacataaacatcatccaaacataaacataaacatcacccaaacataaacataaacattagcataaacataaacataaacataaacatcacccaaacataaacataaacattatccaaacataaacataaacataaacataaacataaacataaacatcacccaaacataaacataaacatcacccaaacataaacataaacatcatccaaacataaacatcacccaaacataaacataaacatcatccaaacataaacataaacatcacccaaacataaacataaacatcacccaaacataaacataaacatcatccaaacataaacatcacccaaacataaacataaacatcatccaaacataaacataaacatcatccaaacataaacataaacatcatccaaacataaacataaacatcacccaaacataaacataaacattagcataaacataaacataaacataaacatcacccaaacataaacataaacattatccaaacataaacataaacataaacataaacataaacataaacataaacatcacccaaacataaacataaacattatccaaacataaacataaacataaacataaacataaacataccCTCCCACAGATGACGCTGCAGATATTCCATTAAATGTTCCATCAGTGCAGTGTTTTCGAGCCGGCTTCACTTAAAGAAGCGCAGCttgaaatatttctgtattattgATCCAGTTCACAAACCAGCAGTCTGCAGTCTACAGACAGTAGTctgaagctaacgctagcttattGGGAACACCGAGCGCTGCGGACtcgggctaacgttagctacttcAGCTAAATTGTGCATCGTAATCAAGTAACGTgaaacttagtgaaatattgtgacaatagtcggactcagtgtgagtcctggagagcagcaggtgagccaactgtcaatcacagctgttaGTCACGCCCACATGGAAGACATCAAAGCTaatataagtcttcaaatcttattaacgaagcaataatttccaaaatgaccaccagcacactaattagagggtctgaatgtAGAGATTGAGGCCAGAATGAGTCGTTGCTCAGAtattctagagagaagttgaggctttgtGAACGGGAGTCAGTCGGAGCAGCTAGCGGCCGTTAGCAGGAGTTGCACTTTTAAGGACTTCCTCATTGGCTTCAATTTCAAGGCGTGGTTGTTGCCGCTTGGTCTGAATGCTGAGTGTGTAAATACATCCACCATGTAGAGCCTCAGAAACCCCCCAGTGGAGTCGAAAAAACTAGAGTCCAgtactttctgctaacaatcccacaatgcaatgcttcacattttatagatgtgaaAATTACCCTCGCAAGACTCTACAGCTGACGGTGATGACACACTGACGCTAGATGGTTAGTGGGAGTCTGAAGAGTCTGAAGTCTTGATCTGCAGGAGTGAGTGATGTCAGACACGGCAGCATGTTGTTCCATCAAAGGGTTAACATCTGTACGGTGGCCATTTTAGGACATTTCAGCTCTACACATGGATCAGTTTAATCAGTGGAAGCTGGACGTTGACgtgttcagtcacctgttggCGGCGCTATATGAGACGACCTCTGGAAACCATCGAACAGCTGTTGAGATGTTTGAGTCTGGACCAAAGCGGTGACAGATTCACATCGATACATCGATGGCGTGTCAATAACACCATAAGCTGCTGCCGTGTTATTTCATATCAAgtctaaatgaaagaaatgtttcCTGAGCTCAGAGAGTTCACAGCAAATTGTGTTAAAGATTAAATTTTCAGTCTGATTTTCATTTCTTGTCCAGAACaagaaagtttatttttaataaaatcagCATGAAGAGTTTGGTGTTTATTATCCAGCTGAGTCTCTgtggttttacatgtttttcttcagaagatgtaaaattacaaatatgttgtttgtgtttcagctgcCAACGCTGTGGACCCTTCAGGTGAGTTTCAACATGTCACCTGTTAGAATTATTATATAATAGATCACGTGACATAACGTGAACCAATAAACTGTCATTGTAGTGAGTTTTGACATATGTGATGTTTATGACGATAACATTGTCCCTCACGGCGCTCCGTACGTGTGTGTCTCCCTCTAGAGGCCGGCGGCGGCGCTGCAGGTCTGGAGGAGAACCTGTGTAAGATCTGTATGGACTCTCCCATCGACTGCGTCCTGCTGGAGTGCGGTCACATGATCACCTGCACCAAGTGTGGGAAAAGGATGAGCGAGTGCCCGATCTGCCGCCAGTACGTCGTCCGAGCTGTCCACGTCTTCCGGTCCTGAACCCGACCTGACGCCAGGTGAACCAGAACCCGTCGGCTCCGGTTCAGacagtttttatgttgttttgattcagtttttACACGTTTCATCACAGTTTATTACGTTCATCGtagtttattattaatttattaagtGTTTTCAGTTTAACAAACCTGCGAACGATCAAACGTTTCATCATGTGTTAGTTTTTAAACATTAAGTTGTTTCAACATGtttcaaactttatttcagttgCAGAAGAAGCTGCTGAGTctgactcttcttcttcttcttctggtgttTCTCTGCAGGAGCAATAAACCTTCCTGAAGGGACCTTCTGCACACACAGAAGCTTTATTTTTCTAGTGTAAATAAGATGCTGTTCAGCCATATGAAGATTGTAGAA
This is a stretch of genomic DNA from Thunnus albacares chromosome 6, fThuAlb1.1, whole genome shotgun sequence. It encodes these proteins:
- the rffl gene encoding E3 ubiquitin-protein ligase rififylin, whose translation is MWASCCNWLCVDSADVEQSGGGERRHQSYANSAFSSQPSPPPEHTCKACGGRLDTPAKKHVCVDCKKNYCSRCSAQLEPRPRLCHTCQRFYGNLLERAELMKLKVKELRDYLHLHEVSTHLCREKEELVELVLSQQSSPSSSSAPETPTSDPTSVTSDPPDLTPHISTLTPEPLSPTQTPDPSAVQPEVPSPPTETTPAELDAQDEDQTWDPEEAPVSGSRASLSDLSCLDDIEALSVRQLKEILTRNFVNYKGCCEKWELMERVSRLYQDQQNLLAANAVDPSEAGGGAAGLEENLCKICMDSPIDCVLLECGHMITCTKCGKRMSECPICRQYVVRAVHVFRS